The following are encoded in a window of Flavobacterium psychrotrophum genomic DNA:
- the nhaA gene encoding Na+/H+ antiporter NhaA codes for MAKLINLKIFARFFHSSSAGGIILLLCVAVSLIIANTGWAESFQELLNNELGFANDTVELRYPVLLWVNDGLMAIFFLLVGLEIKREIIEGELSTLRHAALPVLAAIGGVALPALIYALFNADTSTSKGWGIPMATDIAFALGILSLLGSRVPSGLKIFLAALAIVDDLMAILVIAVFYSSDLHFIYLGYAAGIFALQIAFNRLGFKNLFFYLVPGALMWYFIHHSGIHATIAGVLTALTLPTNEEDTDSPLEKLEHALTRPVNFFIMPLFAIANTNITFESGMIEGLASNLGLGIVLGLFLGKPAGIFIMSWLSVKLRIADLPEGTNWIHVLGLGLLGGIGFTMSIFIALLSFQKPEYQNEAKFAVLVASIFAGISGYAVLSLYNRRQQKQKQDKKAIVF; via the coding sequence ATGGCAAAACTCATCAACCTCAAAATTTTCGCGCGTTTTTTTCACTCATCATCGGCCGGTGGAATCATCCTGCTTTTATGTGTGGCAGTATCACTCATAATAGCTAACACGGGCTGGGCGGAATCTTTTCAGGAGCTGCTGAACAACGAACTTGGTTTTGCCAATGACACGGTTGAATTGCGCTATCCGGTTTTACTGTGGGTCAATGACGGGCTTATGGCAATATTTTTCCTGCTTGTAGGGCTCGAAATAAAGAGGGAAATCATAGAGGGAGAGCTGTCGACGCTACGGCATGCTGCACTTCCTGTGCTGGCAGCCATTGGCGGGGTGGCACTACCAGCATTGATCTACGCACTATTTAATGCCGATACTTCAACTTCCAAGGGCTGGGGCATCCCCATGGCTACCGATATTGCGTTTGCCTTAGGGATACTTTCCCTTTTGGGAAGCAGGGTACCTTCCGGCCTGAAGATATTTTTGGCGGCACTGGCCATTGTGGACGACCTTATGGCTATTTTAGTTATCGCGGTATTCTATTCGTCCGACCTGCATTTTATATACCTGGGGTATGCAGCCGGTATCTTTGCCCTGCAAATTGCTTTTAACAGGCTGGGCTTCAAAAACCTGTTTTTTTATTTAGTGCCCGGTGCCTTAATGTGGTATTTTATCCACCATTCGGGTATCCATGCTACGATTGCCGGCGTGCTCACCGCACTTACCCTGCCCACCAATGAAGAAGATACCGATTCGCCACTTGAGAAGCTGGAGCATGCCTTAACACGCCCGGTAAATTTTTTCATTATGCCCCTGTTTGCCATTGCCAATACCAACATTACTTTTGAATCGGGGATGATCGAAGGGCTTGCCAGCAACCTTGGGCTGGGCATTGTGCTGGGGCTGTTTTTAGGAAAGCCCGCGGGTATCTTTATAATGTCGTGGCTATCGGTTAAATTAAGGATAGCGGACCTTCCTGAAGGAACTAACTGGATTCATGTTTTAGGGTTAGGCCTTTTGGGGGGCATTGGCTTTACCATGTCAATTTTTATAGCCCTATTATCATTTCAGAAACCCGAATACCAAAATGAAGCGAAGTTTGCCGTGCTGGTTGCTTCAATATTTGCCGGTATATCAGGATATGCTGTTTTAAGCCTGTACAATAGAAGGCAACAAAAGCAAAAACAAGATAAGAAAGCTATTGTTTTTTAA
- a CDS encoding mechanosensitive ion channel family protein: MDNILNVLFLDNTLINWIIAAIIITVSFLITKILKTVVIRRLKKWALTTNTTWDNFIIDIIDRSVIPLLYISSVYFALLTLKFNATVERVIHIAYLFSVTFFVLKVISAAFKKFVYSFIQREEDSESKEKQAGGLIAIVNIIIWICGVIFLIDNMGYNVTTLIAGLGVGGIAIALAAQAVLGDLFSYFVIFFDRPFEIGDFVTLGDENGVIEYIGIKTTRIRTLSGEQLVCSNTDLTNSRLHNYKRMEKRRIVFSLGVTYQTTHRQLANIPVMVKDIITSRSQLQFDRGHFSGYGDFSLNFEFVYYVLSPEYNIYMDNQQGIYLDIFTAFEKEGIEFAFPTQTLFVNQEAQVQEGV, translated from the coding sequence ATGGATAACATTCTGAATGTACTTTTTTTAGACAATACGCTTATAAATTGGATAATAGCAGCGATAATAATCACAGTATCTTTTTTAATCACAAAAATTTTAAAAACTGTTGTAATCAGGCGGTTAAAAAAATGGGCGCTTACCACGAATACCACTTGGGATAATTTTATAATTGATATTATAGACAGGTCTGTAATCCCACTTTTGTATATCAGCTCGGTTTATTTTGCCCTCCTGACACTGAAATTCAATGCCACTGTGGAGAGGGTTATCCATATTGCCTATCTTTTCTCCGTTACTTTTTTCGTGTTAAAAGTTATTAGTGCCGCATTTAAAAAGTTTGTATATTCCTTTATACAGCGCGAAGAAGATAGTGAAAGTAAAGAAAAACAGGCCGGCGGGCTTATTGCAATTGTAAACATCATTATTTGGATCTGTGGTGTAATTTTCCTTATAGATAATATGGGGTATAACGTAACTACGCTTATTGCCGGGCTGGGTGTGGGAGGTATTGCAATTGCACTGGCCGCACAGGCTGTACTGGGCGACCTTTTTAGCTACTTTGTCATATTCTTTGACCGCCCGTTTGAAATTGGCGATTTTGTTACCTTAGGCGATGAAAATGGTGTTATTGAATATATTGGCATTAAGACCACCCGTATTCGTACCCTTAGCGGAGAGCAGCTGGTTTGCTCCAATACGGACCTGACTAATTCCAGGCTACACAATTACAAACGCATGGAAAAGCGCAGGATCGTGTTTTCACTCGGGGTTACCTATCAAACCACTCACAGGCAGTTAGCAAATATACCCGTAATGGTAAAAGATATTATAACCTCCCGATCGCAGCTCCAGTTTGACAGGGGACATTTTTCAGGCTACGGGGACTTCAGCCTTAATTTTGAATTTGTTTATTATGTGCTCAGCCCTGAATATAATATCTATATGGATAACCAACAGGGCATCTATCTGGACATCTTTACTGCTTTTGAAAAAGAGGGTATTGAGTTTGCCTTCCCCACACAAACCCTGTTTGTAAACCAGGAAGCACAAGTACAAGAAGGAGTTTAA
- a CDS encoding bifunctional alpha,alpha-trehalose-phosphate synthase (UDP-forming)/trehalose-phosphatase has protein sequence MKSVHSQGNGIWIGWSGLTEEEIGDGQHAHVDRALRDEKCIRVPLTAEDIKNYYFGFSNRALWPLFHYFQAYTQFELIHWESYKEVNQKFADVVISNADEGDTIWIHDYQLLLLPQMIREQRPDLVIGFFLHIPYPSFELFRTCPWRDELLNGMLGADLIGFHTYDYVRHFLSSAARITGLEVRFNEIVYGERVIKVDFFPMGIDYTRYHSAALEHSLRPEESKSELMRNIELHNLSYGDASLVLSIDRMDYTKGIPNRIKSFEYFLNKYPEYKGKVRLVMLAVPSREDVPQYQMLKRETDELVGRINGRLATVNWTPIWYFYRSMPFDDLIDLYVAADVALITPIRDGMNLVAKEYVATRTTKEGVLILSEMAGAAKELHEAILVNPNNFEQVADSIKYALEMPADEQKARMGALQKRVSRYNVERWAGEFMKALATTKVIEPVAVSKKFNGVHREKIRQHYKTAIRKLLLLDYDGTLVGFQNIPADARPDANLYELLDALAADKSTEVAIISGRDRATLEQWFGHKNYTLITDHGVWLRKRGKDWTSLERLKTDWKENIRPIMENFSDSTPGTFIEEKNYSLAFHYRRADSDLANLRTMELKHVLTGLLANNSLSVLEGNKVLEVKSSSVNKGRAASRLTSGKEYDFILAVGDDWTDEFMFEELPDTAYTIKVGSQKTAARYFIKDPREVRTILADFAE, from the coding sequence ATGAAATCAGTGCATTCTCAGGGCAACGGGATCTGGATAGGCTGGTCCGGACTCACGGAAGAAGAAATTGGGGATGGACAGCATGCGCACGTTGACCGTGCCCTGCGGGATGAAAAATGCATCAGGGTTCCCCTGACAGCAGAAGATATAAAAAACTATTATTTCGGATTCAGTAACAGGGCCTTATGGCCCCTTTTTCATTATTTCCAGGCCTACACGCAATTTGAGCTCATCCATTGGGAGTCGTATAAAGAGGTAAATCAAAAATTTGCCGATGTTGTGATAAGCAATGCGGATGAAGGCGACACGATATGGATACATGACTACCAACTTTTACTGCTCCCGCAAATGATCCGGGAACAACGGCCCGACCTTGTAATAGGGTTCTTCCTGCACATACCATACCCTTCTTTTGAACTTTTCCGTACCTGCCCATGGCGCGATGAGTTGCTTAACGGTATGTTGGGTGCCGACCTGATTGGCTTTCATACGTATGATTATGTGCGCCACTTTCTCAGTTCAGCAGCCAGGATCACCGGGCTTGAGGTAAGGTTCAATGAGATTGTATACGGAGAGCGCGTTATAAAGGTAGATTTTTTCCCAATGGGTATAGACTACACACGCTATCACAGTGCCGCACTTGAGCATAGCCTGAGGCCTGAGGAGTCAAAATCCGAGCTTATGCGCAATATCGAATTGCATAATTTGTCTTACGGGGATGCCAGCCTTGTATTGTCTATTGACAGGATGGATTATACCAAGGGAATACCCAACAGGATAAAATCATTTGAATACTTCCTGAATAAATACCCTGAATATAAAGGCAAGGTCCGGCTTGTTATGCTGGCGGTCCCATCAAGGGAAGATGTACCCCAGTACCAGATGCTGAAGCGGGAAACAGATGAGTTGGTGGGCCGGATCAACGGGCGGTTAGCTACCGTAAACTGGACGCCAATTTGGTATTTTTACCGCTCTATGCCTTTTGACGACCTTATAGACCTTTACGTAGCTGCCGACGTAGCGTTGATTACACCCATCAGGGACGGGATGAACCTTGTTGCAAAAGAATACGTAGCCACAAGGACAACCAAAGAAGGGGTGCTTATATTAAGCGAAATGGCAGGGGCAGCAAAAGAGCTCCATGAGGCAATTTTAGTGAACCCTAATAATTTTGAACAGGTTGCTGACAGTATAAAATACGCGTTAGAGATGCCTGCCGATGAGCAAAAAGCCCGTATGGGCGCCCTCCAAAAAAGGGTGTCACGGTACAATGTGGAACGATGGGCCGGAGAATTCATGAAAGCCCTTGCCACGACTAAAGTTATTGAGCCTGTTGCGGTTTCTAAAAAATTCAATGGTGTGCACCGTGAAAAGATAAGGCAGCATTACAAGACGGCAATAAGAAAATTGCTGCTCCTCGATTATGACGGCACACTTGTAGGCTTCCAGAATATCCCGGCAGATGCCCGGCCCGATGCCAACCTATATGAGCTTTTAGACGCCCTGGCGGCCGATAAAAGTACAGAGGTCGCCATTATCAGCGGCCGGGACCGTGCTACACTTGAGCAATGGTTTGGCCATAAAAATTATACCCTTATAACTGACCACGGCGTATGGCTGCGAAAAAGAGGAAAGGATTGGACAAGCCTGGAGCGGCTTAAAACCGATTGGAAAGAAAACATAAGGCCCATAATGGAAAATTTTAGTGACAGTACACCGGGTACTTTTATCGAGGAGAAAAACTACTCCCTTGCATTTCATTACCGAAGGGCGGACAGCGATTTAGCGAACCTGCGTACCATGGAACTTAAACATGTACTTACCGGTCTGCTTGCCAATAATTCGCTGTCGGTTTTAGAGGGTAATAAAGTGCTTGAAGTAAAAAGCAGCAGCGTAAACAAAGGCCGGGCAGCCTCACGGCTGACCAGTGGCAAAGAATATGATTTTATACTCGCTGTCGGCGATGACTGGACCGACGAGTTTATGTTTGAGGAACTGCCTGATACTGCCTATACCATAAAGGTAGGCAGCCAAAAAACGGCTGCCCGCTATTTTATTAAAGATCCCCGCGAAGTGCGCACAATTTTGGCGGATTTCGCCGAATAA
- a CDS encoding APC family permease encodes MTEKIKHKLNELQATAICGNDITSSCLYVSALTIGYAGQYAWLSLLIVAFVLFLFRKIYSEVVGALPLNGGAYNVLLNTSTKRIASFAAVLTVLSYMTTAVISATEAMHYLSTIFHGLNVLIAAGVVLVLFTILAIIGIGESAIVAVIIFITHLLSLTLLVAASAWFVFSNGLDTFHLNWELPLTSKGIIYTLFLGFSAAMLGISGFESSANFVEEQQPGVFRKTLRNMWAIVSFFNPVIALLLIAIIPIAELGEHRESLLSYLGHTTGGAWLSWLISIDAVLVLCGAVLTSFVGVSGLLQRMTLDRILPNYFLKENKNGSNYRIIITFLILCVSVMFVTNGELESLAGVYTFSFLAVMALFGIGNLLLKVKRRKLPRPEKAKGLAVVVAIAFIVVGFFGNIILNRDAFITFIKYLVPAIVLVLIMLNRSLIIQLSLDSLEYFYKPVRRFAIVSNRYLKKMHRKINSQEFVFFTKGDDVAILNKVMQYVQDNETTRKLKIVNVKGSDDCNEALKKDLEVLDRAYPDIHIEFVEIDGVFGPDLINELSEEWGIPKNFMFIASPGDKFSYRVSELGGVRLIM; translated from the coding sequence ATGACAGAAAAGATAAAGCATAAACTTAATGAACTACAGGCCACGGCTATTTGCGGTAATGATATAACTTCATCCTGCCTGTATGTATCAGCGCTAACCATAGGCTACGCAGGACAATATGCATGGCTTTCCCTGCTCATTGTAGCGTTTGTCTTATTCCTCTTCCGCAAAATTTACAGCGAGGTGGTAGGTGCACTGCCACTTAATGGAGGCGCCTATAATGTACTGCTTAATACCTCTACAAAGCGCATTGCATCTTTTGCCGCGGTGCTTACGGTACTTTCATATATGACTACCGCCGTAATTTCAGCTACCGAAGCAATGCATTATTTAAGTACCATTTTCCATGGGCTTAATGTTCTTATCGCTGCCGGTGTTGTACTTGTATTGTTTACAATTCTGGCAATTATAGGCATTGGGGAATCGGCGATTGTTGCTGTAATTATCTTTATAACCCATTTGCTTTCCTTAACACTGTTGGTAGCGGCCTCGGCGTGGTTTGTTTTTTCAAATGGCTTAGATACCTTTCACCTTAACTGGGAACTCCCACTCACGTCAAAGGGAATTATCTATACGCTATTCCTTGGCTTTTCGGCGGCAATGCTGGGGATATCCGGTTTTGAAAGCTCCGCAAACTTTGTAGAGGAGCAGCAGCCGGGTGTATTCCGAAAAACACTGCGCAATATGTGGGCTATCGTAAGTTTTTTTAACCCCGTAATAGCATTGCTGCTCATTGCTATTATACCGATTGCTGAACTTGGAGAACACAGGGAATCACTTTTATCCTACCTGGGGCATACCACTGGTGGCGCATGGCTATCGTGGCTCATATCTATCGATGCCGTATTGGTTTTATGCGGCGCGGTGCTTACTTCTTTTGTAGGTGTTTCGGGGCTGCTTCAAAGGATGACGCTGGACCGTATATTGCCCAATTATTTTTTAAAAGAAAACAAGAACGGCTCTAATTACCGGATCATTATAACGTTCCTAATTCTTTGTGTATCTGTAATGTTTGTCACTAATGGGGAACTTGAATCGCTTGCCGGGGTATATACGTTCTCGTTCCTTGCAGTGATGGCACTGTTTGGAATTGGCAACCTGCTCTTAAAGGTAAAGCGCCGGAAATTACCCAGGCCTGAGAAAGCTAAAGGGTTGGCCGTGGTTGTTGCAATAGCCTTTATTGTCGTTGGCTTTTTCGGTAATATCATCCTCAACAGGGATGCCTTTATAACTTTTATAAAATATTTGGTACCCGCAATAGTACTGGTACTTATTATGCTGAACCGCTCCCTGATTATCCAGTTAAGCCTTGATTCCCTGGAATATTTTTACAAACCGGTGCGAAGGTTTGCTATAGTCAGCAATCGCTATTTAAAGAAAATGCACCGCAAAATTAATTCGCAGGAATTTGTGTTTTTTACTAAAGGCGATGACGTTGCGATATTAAACAAGGTGATGCAATACGTACAGGATAACGAAACTACCAGAAAGCTCAAGATTGTTAATGTAAAAGGTAGTGATGATTGTAATGAAGCGTTAAAGAAAGACCTGGAAGTGCTTGACAGGGCGTATCCTGATATACACATCGAATTTGTAGAAATCGACGGGGTTTTCGGGCCGGACCTTATCAATGAACTTTCCGAAGAATGGGGCATCCCTAAAAACTTTATGTTTATTGCCTCTCCCGGTGATAAATTCTCCTACAGGGTTTCCGAGCTTGGAGGCGTCCGGCTAATAATGTAG
- a CDS encoding cation:proton antiporter, with product MNAYLILVVLITLSAGFAYINHRFIRMPFVIGLFFLSTVLSLLIISSRWWDITHYMQIRAILSKVELSRVIMDIMLGFLLFAGSLHTKWDSIKSQLKPITLFAVMGVALSTILIGATLFYTANAFGVTLGLLHCLIFGALISPTDPIAVLGILTKANVSKKIESTIVGESLFNDGVGVVIFIALLETLKLGNSEIDFAHFGVLFLQEAIGGLIFGLALGFCLHYLLKSIDNYETEVLLTAAFVMAGYAVSNYMHLSGALAMVVMGLLVGNYKREKSMSDKTQEYVHKFWELVDVILNAVLFISIAFILVVIEFESVYFLLGVVSVVIVLASRIIVIFLPKLLLPKVVDFTGNEAKIIVWGGLRGGLSIALVLSLPESPARNVLVFITYSCVVFSIMIQGLTVGKVARILSRKQN from the coding sequence ATGAACGCCTACTTAATACTTGTTGTCCTCATTACGTTATCAGCAGGCTTTGCCTACATAAACCATAGGTTTATACGCATGCCTTTTGTCATAGGCCTATTTTTCTTATCTACGGTACTTTCCCTTCTAATTATTAGTAGCCGATGGTGGGATATTACGCATTACATGCAGATCAGGGCCATCCTCTCTAAAGTTGAGCTGAGCAGGGTCATTATGGATATTATGCTGGGTTTTCTTTTGTTTGCCGGGTCACTGCATACCAAATGGGATAGTATTAAGAGCCAGCTTAAACCTATAACATTATTTGCCGTTATGGGTGTAGCACTTTCAACAATCCTGATTGGTGCAACTTTATTTTACACGGCAAATGCCTTTGGCGTTACCCTTGGCCTGTTGCACTGCCTGATATTTGGGGCGCTGATATCACCGACCGACCCCATAGCGGTTTTGGGTATCCTTACCAAAGCGAACGTCTCGAAGAAAATAGAGTCGACCATCGTAGGCGAATCTTTATTTAACGATGGCGTCGGGGTAGTCATATTTATTGCCCTGCTTGAAACTTTGAAACTGGGGAATTCCGAAATTGATTTTGCGCACTTTGGGGTGCTTTTCCTACAGGAAGCCATAGGCGGCCTCATTTTCGGGCTTGCTTTAGGCTTTTGCCTGCATTACTTGTTAAAATCAATTGATAATTATGAAACCGAAGTATTGCTTACCGCGGCATTTGTTATGGCGGGCTATGCTGTCAGCAACTACATGCATTTATCAGGAGCATTAGCCATGGTGGTTATGGGGCTGCTTGTAGGGAATTACAAGAGGGAAAAATCTATGAGTGATAAAACTCAGGAATATGTACATAAATTCTGGGAGCTCGTGGATGTAATACTCAATGCAGTATTATTTATAAGCATCGCTTTCATACTGGTGGTAATCGAATTCGAAAGCGTGTACTTTTTACTCGGGGTCGTATCAGTAGTGATCGTATTGGCATCCCGGATAATAGTTATATTTCTTCCTAAATTGTTGTTGCCTAAAGTTGTAGATTTTACGGGAAACGAAGCAAAAATAATTGTGTGGGGCGGCCTGCGCGGAGGGCTTTCAATAGCATTGGTACTCTCCCTGCCGGAAAGTCCTGCGAGAAATGTCCTTGTGTTTATCACCTATTCCTGCGTTGTTTTCAGCATTATGATTCAGGGGCTTACCGTAGGCAAAGTGGCCAGGATATTGAGCCGGAAACAGAATTAA
- a CDS encoding YidH family protein, protein MEHLNDRELVREHLANERTYLAWTRTGIGIMAFGFVVVKFSLFIKQIALGFNTDNPVHNKGYSSLIGISLVIVGIMITVLAFVRYRRNILLIRNHSFSYSSTLASILALIIAIAGCVVVAYLLETAR, encoded by the coding sequence ATGGAACATCTTAATGACAGGGAACTTGTCAGGGAACATTTAGCAAATGAAAGGACGTACCTGGCCTGGACCCGTACAGGTATCGGAATAATGGCTTTCGGCTTTGTCGTGGTAAAATTTTCATTATTCATCAAACAAATTGCCTTAGGCTTCAACACAGATAATCCGGTCCACAACAAAGGCTACTCCTCGCTGATAGGTATCTCTCTGGTGATCGTAGGAATTATGATAACCGTCCTGGCCTTTGTACGCTATAGGAGGAATATACTGCTTATTAGAAATCACAGTTTTAGCTACTCTTCAACATTAGCATCGATTCTAGCCCTGATTATTGCAATAGCGGGTTGTGTGGTTGTTGCCTATCTTCTTGAAACCGCGCGATAG
- a CDS encoding DUF305 domain-containing protein — MENSTTTPYRKLALMLLISFVIMYIVMFFNVDEFSHIYLSFTRLYMTLLMISPMALLMLAMMRSMYTIKKLNSIITIAAIAVFVFAFTALRSQAFIGNVQYMKAMIPHHSSAIMTSKNANIKDPELRRLSDSIIKSQEEEILQMKQILQRMK, encoded by the coding sequence ATGGAAAACAGCACTACCACCCCTTACAGGAAGCTTGCCTTAATGTTACTTATCTCTTTTGTAATTATGTATATCGTAATGTTTTTTAATGTGGATGAATTCAGCCACATTTATTTAAGCTTCACAAGGCTGTATATGACACTTCTAATGATTTCGCCCATGGCACTCTTAATGTTAGCGATGATGCGCAGTATGTATACGATTAAAAAACTTAATTCTATCATAACAATAGCTGCTATTGCTGTTTTTGTATTTGCATTCACTGCTTTGCGAAGCCAGGCATTTATTGGAAACGTACAATATATGAAGGCAATGATTCCTCACCATTCATCCGCTATAATGACCAGTAAAAATGCGAATATTAAAGACCCGGAGTTAAGGAGGTTATCCGATAGCATCATAAAATCTCAGGAGGAAGAAATACTACAGATGAAGCAGATCCTTCAGCGCATGAAATAA
- a CDS encoding DUF389 domain-containing protein: MKRITDILNLRDGEDDRQKTLESVKKNIDFKGANLWILACAIIVASVGLNVNSTAVIIGAMLISPLMGPIVGAGFALGIYDFTLLKRSLRNLLNATVVSLSVSTLYFYLSPFKDVQSELLARTSPNIYDILIAFFGGVVGVIAVTRTEKGNPIPGVAIATALMPPLCTAGYGLATAHWSFFFGAFYLYCINCVFIGIATFIIIKYLKYPAIKQANEKQQKRVKIIIPVLITAMLVPSGYLAYSLYREQQFKKNADLFIEREFSDKGYTVVYKKTDFNPKGKKLELAFLSKRFDSLEIKELKEEINDNQYLRGTSLVIRQDSTDRFNALKGDILSQIKSSENEMNAKDVRIVQLEKELAKNTFDNKQLLKESRALFPTITSISVTKNTLVTPRDSVIPLTAVIYDVTKALSGDDQEKFRNWLNERLSVKNVELFKKQ, from the coding sequence ATGAAAAGAATTACAGATATACTGAACCTGCGCGATGGCGAAGATGACAGGCAAAAGACATTAGAAAGCGTTAAGAAAAATATTGATTTTAAGGGAGCTAATCTTTGGATTCTTGCCTGTGCCATCATTGTGGCCTCCGTAGGGCTGAACGTAAATTCTACGGCAGTCATTATAGGGGCCATGCTAATTTCTCCCCTAATGGGTCCAATCGTGGGTGCGGGCTTTGCCCTAGGCATTTATGACTTTACCCTGCTCAAAAGGTCATTACGAAATTTGCTTAATGCGACGGTAGTAAGCCTGTCCGTTTCTACGCTTTACTTTTACCTTAGCCCTTTTAAAGATGTACAGTCAGAGTTGCTTGCCCGCACGTCGCCCAATATTTATGATATCCTAATTGCTTTTTTTGGAGGTGTCGTAGGGGTTATCGCTGTCACACGTACTGAAAAAGGAAATCCGATTCCGGGTGTGGCAATTGCTACCGCTTTAATGCCGCCGCTATGTACCGCGGGATACGGGCTAGCGACAGCACATTGGTCCTTCTTCTTTGGCGCATTTTACCTGTACTGCATCAACTGCGTCTTTATTGGGATCGCCACATTCATTATAATCAAATACCTCAAATACCCCGCCATCAAACAGGCAAATGAAAAACAGCAAAAAAGGGTGAAAATAATTATACCTGTTCTCATTACGGCAATGCTCGTTCCCAGTGGTTACCTGGCGTATTCTTTGTATAGGGAACAACAGTTCAAGAAAAATGCCGACCTTTTTATCGAAAGGGAGTTTAGTGATAAAGGATATACCGTGGTTTATAAAAAGACGGATTTTAATCCTAAAGGCAAAAAGCTGGAACTAGCCTTCCTATCCAAGAGGTTTGATAGCTTAGAAATTAAAGAACTTAAAGAAGAAATCAACGACAACCAATACCTAAGAGGTACGTCACTCGTTATACGGCAGGATAGCACCGACCGCTTTAATGCACTTAAGGGCGATATCCTCAGCCAGATTAAAAGTAGCGAAAATGAAATGAATGCTAAGGATGTCAGGATCGTGCAGCTTGAAAAGGAACTGGCAAAGAACACCTTTGATAATAAACAGCTTTTAAAAGAAAGCAGGGCATTATTTCCAACGATTACTTCCATTTCCGTGACCAAAAATACCCTTGTTACTCCCAGAGATAGTGTTATTCCCCTCACGGCTGTAATCTATGATGTTACCAAAGCGTTGAGTGGTGATGACCAAGAAAAATTCAGGAACTGGCTTAATGAGCGGTTATCGGTTAAGAATGTGGAACTTTTTAAAAAACAATAG
- a CDS encoding efflux RND transporter periplasmic adaptor subunit encodes MKTKLILSALLIYIVTGCGNNQKPKDLTEANDNEKSAYEIGAITEQALSSSVRLPGKLHPFNEVNIFPRVNGFVKSIHVDRGSQVRAGQLLIALEAPEMESQFQAANSRYLQAQETANASREKYNRLKQAAAEPGSVSPLDLDNAMSRMKSDLAIANSEKSNVQSVKTMQGYLEIYAPFDGTIVQRNISPGALVSPGKASDQPMLVLQDTRKLRLEVAIPENYVDKVDLEKDVTFTFNAMPGKKYSAKISRVSNALGDMRSEAIEIDVLNKGGKLKPGMYGEVSIPMLSGAKSLLVPNTAIVQTTERKYVIVVKDRVANLVDVKEGMTGESTTEVFGSLTAADQIVLKANNEIKDGDIID; translated from the coding sequence ATGAAAACAAAATTGATACTTTCAGCACTCCTAATCTACATAGTAACAGGCTGTGGCAACAATCAAAAGCCAAAAGACCTGACCGAAGCAAATGATAATGAGAAAAGCGCCTACGAAATTGGTGCCATTACCGAGCAGGCATTGTCGAGTTCCGTGCGGTTGCCCGGCAAGCTCCACCCTTTTAATGAAGTAAATATATTCCCGAGAGTCAATGGGTTCGTCAAATCCATACATGTTGACCGCGGGTCCCAGGTCAGGGCCGGTCAGCTATTGATTGCGCTTGAGGCACCCGAAATGGAATCACAATTCCAGGCTGCCAATTCCCGTTACCTGCAGGCACAGGAGACAGCAAATGCCAGCAGGGAGAAGTACAATCGCTTAAAACAGGCAGCGGCCGAACCGGGATCGGTGTCACCGCTTGATCTTGATAATGCGATGTCGCGGATGAAATCGGACCTGGCAATCGCCAATTCGGAAAAGTCCAATGTCCAGTCGGTAAAGACAATGCAGGGGTACCTTGAAATTTATGCCCCTTTTGATGGAACCATCGTACAGCGTAATATTTCACCCGGAGCTTTGGTATCGCCGGGAAAAGCAAGTGACCAGCCCATGCTGGTACTACAGGATACCCGTAAATTACGACTGGAGGTGGCTATCCCGGAAAATTACGTTGATAAAGTAGATCTGGAGAAGGACGTTACCTTTACGTTTAACGCAATGCCCGGGAAAAAGTATTCCGCAAAGATCAGCCGTGTATCCAACGCTTTAGGCGATATGCGTTCTGAAGCGATAGAAATAGACGTTCTTAACAAAGGTGGAAAATTAAAACCGGGAATGTATGGCGAAGTCTCCATCCCGATGCTGTCCGGGGCGAAGTCCCTGCTGGTGCCCAACACCGCCATAGTGCAGACTACTGAACGTAAATATGTAATTGTTGTTAAGGATAGGGTTGCTAATCTGGTGGATGTTAAGGAAGGCATGACTGGCGAGAGCACGACCGAAGTTTTCGGATCGCTGACGGCAGCAGACCAAATTGTCCTGAAAGCAAACAATGAAATTAAAGATGGCGACATTATAGATTAA